The following are encoded together in the Gemmatimonadota bacterium genome:
- a CDS encoding 3-aminobutyryl-CoA ammonia lyase, which translates to MEPVDNLPTAMLRVRMSGPDAHYGGGLVDGAKMLQLFGDVGTELSIRLDGDEGLFRAYDNVEFLAPVYAGDFIEVSGRITRVGRTSRRLEFEAWKVIVPRPDISDSAADLLEEPVPVSSGRVARTGLLWWNSEKKESP; encoded by the coding sequence ATGGAGCCCGTCGATAATTTGCCGACCGCCATGCTGCGGGTCCGTATGAGCGGCCCGGACGCCCACTATGGGGGTGGTCTGGTGGATGGCGCGAAAATGTTGCAGCTCTTTGGCGATGTGGGGACGGAGTTGAGCATTCGCCTGGACGGGGATGAAGGGCTGTTTCGCGCCTATGACAATGTGGAGTTTCTCGCCCCGGTTTATGCCGGTGATTTTATTGAGGTGTCCGGGCGTATCACCCGCGTGGGGCGAACCTCGCGACGGCTCGAATTCGAAGCCTGGAAAGTGATCGTGCCTCGCCCCGATATTTCTGACTCGGCTGCGGACCTGCTCGAAGAACCGGTCCCGGTCTCTAGCGGCCGGGTCGCCCGGACCGGACTCCTATGGTGGAACAGCGAAAAAAAAGAGTCGCCATGA
- a CDS encoding tetratricopeptide repeat protein, protein MKFIFWVPVYIVLLWVCAAPYSVAAEDVEVADCFKNDLAPATRFVACRVAAEAGHADAQYSLGYMYSTGEGVPQDYAEAAVWYRRAAEQGDASAQVNLGYMYDMGQGVSQDYAEAAVWYRRAAEQGDASAQVNLGYMYDMGQGVSQDYAEAAVWYRRAAEQGDASAQVNLGYMYDMGQGVSQDYAEAAVWYRRAAEQGDAQAQSNLGVMYYRGEGVAQDYAEAAVWYRRAAERGDAEAQFNLGVMYYKDEGVAQDYAEAAVWYRRAAEAGHANDGQSRSGEL, encoded by the coding sequence ATGAAATTTATTTTTTGGGTTCCCGTTTATATCGTCCTGTTGTGGGTCTGTGCGGCTCCGTACTCCGTTGCGGCGGAAGACGTTGAGGTCGCGGACTGCTTCAAGAATGATCTGGCACCCGCAACCCGGTTCGTTGCCTGCCGCGTGGCCGCCGAAGCCGGACACGCGGATGCGCAGTACAGTCTCGGCTATATGTACAGCACGGGGGAGGGTGTCCCGCAGGACTATGCGGAGGCGGCGGTGTGGTATCGTCGGGCCGCCGAGCAGGGAGACGCGAGTGCGCAGGTCAATCTCGGCTATATGTATGATATGGGCCAAGGCGTATCGCAGGACTATGCGGAGGCGGCGGTGTGGTATCGTCGGGCCGCCGAGCAGGGAGACGCGAGTGCGCAGGTCAATCTCGGCTATATGTATGATATGGGCCAAGGCGTATCGCAGGACTATGCGGAGGCGGCGGTGTGGTATCGTCGGGCCGCCGAGCAGGGAGACGCGAGTGCGCAGGTCAATCTCGGCTATATGTATGATATGGGCCAAGGCGTATCGCAGGACTATGCGGAGGCGGCGGTGTGGTATCGTCGGGCCGCCGAGCAGGGAGACGCTCAGGCACAGTCTAACCTCGGCGTCATGTACTACAGGGGTGAGGGCGTGGCGCAGGACTATGCGGAGGCGGCGGTGTGGTATCGTCGGGCCGCCGAGCGGGGAGACGCTGAGGCGCAGTTCAACCTCGGCGTCATGTACTACAAGGATGAGGGTGTGGCGCAGGACTATGCGGAGGCGGCGGTGTGGTATCGTCGGGCTGCCGAAGCCGGACACGCAAATGATGGGCAAAGTCGGTCTGGGGAACTTG